One Kitasatospora sp. NBC_01266 genomic window carries:
- a CDS encoding DUF1003 domain-containing protein — protein MQQKIDQLTLGERAADRVASAFGSWRFIWIQTLLVVTWMTANVTALLYHWDPYPFILLNLLFSTQAAYAAPLILLSQNRQSDRDRQRSEQDLITDLATLALLERIGQHLGITEDSCAGADPASTATA, from the coding sequence ATGCAACAGAAGATCGATCAGCTCACCCTTGGCGAGCGCGCCGCAGACCGCGTAGCCAGTGCCTTCGGCAGCTGGCGGTTCATCTGGATACAGACCCTGCTGGTCGTCACCTGGATGACCGCCAACGTCACCGCCCTGCTGTACCACTGGGATCCGTACCCGTTCATCCTGCTGAACCTGCTGTTCAGCACCCAGGCCGCGTACGCCGCACCGTTGATCCTGCTGTCCCAGAACCGCCAATCCGATCGCGATCGGCAGCGTTCCGAGCAGGACCTGATCACCGACCTCGCCACACTCGCCCTGCTGGAGCGCATCGGCCAGCACCTCGGCATCACGGAGGACTCGTGCGCCGGCGCCGACCCTGCCTCGACTGCAACAGCCTGA